The Leptospira paudalimensis region TAAAACTAACGTAGATTAAATTTTTAATTTTTTGTTTCATTTCGTCTAGAGAGTAGACAACCAGATCCGATCGTCAAACACATTACACGACATTTTCTTGTTATGTGAAAAAAACTGATTTTATTTTTTTTATCTAATTGTTTTCATCAGAGGCAATGATGAGAAGATAAGGATTTTTATTCCCATCTAACTGTTGCAAAATTGTCTGCAAATCAACTAATTTAATTCCGACACAACCTGACGTGGGTTTGGTTTCTTCCCAAGGGTGGATAAAAATCATACTTCCATGGCCTGGGATACTTGGATTCGTATTATGCTCTATGACGATAAACAGTTGGTAAATGGAAGAATTCCATAAAGGTGTGGCACCTTTCTCTTTTTTGCGAATCAATTGGTTGTAATGTTTTGAGCTAGGAACATCACTCCAATAGTCATTTTTTTGTATTTGAGTGTATTCTAAATTTGGAATAGAATTTTTTTCTTTACCTAGGACTCTCCGAATCGGATAACTTCCGTAAGGTGTAAATCCATCACCTTCTCGTTTTTCATCCGCTGGGATGAGTCCACTCCTGCCGAACCATACGGTTACAACTGGAGTCAATAGTTTCCATTCTCCCTCTTCTACTCCATACAAATGAAGTTCACCTTGGGTTTCTCCAGGTTCTCCTAGGATGAGAAGTATTTGTTCGGATTGGTAAAGACCGGAATGGAAAGATGTTTGGGGTTCAGAACCAACTTCGTTTGCGAGAAATACGAAAATGAGAACGGAAAAGAGAGCGCAAAATGACCTAATTTGAGGGAAGGAACGGTGAAATTTGAGAAAATCGGTGGAAATTTTTAGGGATACGCCGGAAAATTGAGGAATTCGATTGGAAACCAATGTGCGAAGTGGAAAAGACCGCTCCCCCTGCTGGGCTCGAACCAGCGACCCAATGATTAACAGTCATTTGCTCTACCGACTGAGCTAAAGGGGAATCTCGAATCTGTGACCATGCTACGGAGAAAGCCCGCTAGGTCAACGAAAAAATTATGTCATAGCGACGAGAAAATTTGCAAAAATTCTAAAAAATCCGATCCCAAGTCTTGAAAAAATAGATGTTTCCAACTTAAGATTCCTTCATTGTGACATAATCCTCTCCGCTCCTGGTTTGAGGAAAAAATAGAAATTTTATATGTTGTTTGAGATGGGGTTCTTGCATGAAGATTGAGAGGCATTTTACCAAAGGGAACAAGGGTTTATACCCGAATTTGACATGGGTTCGTAAGGACTCAAAAATTACAAATACGGACGGGTCGGTTGTGTTTGAAGCAAACGGCGTCGAAGTTCCCGATTTTTGGTCGCAAGTGGCTACCGATATCCTCGCGCAGAAGTACTTCCGCCGCAAAGGTGTTCCGAAGTACCTGAAAAAAGTCGCAGAAAAAGGAATCCCTGAATGGTTACAACGTTCGGTTCCTGATGATGAAAAACTCATCGCTCTGAACCCTGAAGACCGTTACGTAGGAGAATCAGATTCCAAACAAGTATTCCACCGATTGGCGGGATGTTGGACGTATTGGGGTTATAAATATGGGTATTTTTCAGATGAAGATAGTGCCCGTGTTTTCTATGAAGAAGTGATCTTTATGCTCGCAAGCCAAATGTCGGCTCCGAACTCTCCACAATGGTTCAACACTGGTCTCCACTGGGCGTATGGAATCGATGGAAAGTCACAAGGTCATTATTACGTAGATCCAAAATCGGGAAAATTAGTAAGATCAGCCTCTTCTTACGAACACCCACAACCACATGCATGTTTCATCCAATCTGTGGATGATGATTTAGTGAATGAAGGCGGAATCATGGACCTTTGGGTTCGCGAAGCTCGCCTCTTTAAATACGGTTCTGGAACAGGAACCAATTTTTCCAACTTACGTGCAGCCAATGAATCCCTTTCTGGTGGTGGCAAAAGTTCTGGTCTTATGTCTTTCCTAAAAATTGGGGACCGTGCTGCTGGTGCCATTAAGTCTGGTGGAACCACTCGTCGTGCAGCGAAGATGGTTTGTCTTGATATGGACCACCCTGATATCGAAGAATTTATCGATTGGAAAGTCCAAGAAGAGAAAAAAGTGGCATCCCTTGTCACAGGTTCCATTTTAAACAACCGACTCTTAAATGAAATTATGACGGCATGTGCTTCCGCCAAACAAACACTTGGTGAAGAAAAAGCATATGACCCAACTGCAAACGTAGAACTTAAGAAAGCCATCCAAAAAGCAAGAAAAGCCTTTGTTCCTGACAACTACATCAAACGAGTGATTGATTTGTCGAGACAAGGATACAAAGACCTACTCTTTGAAGAACTCACAACTGATTGGCAATCAGAAGCATACAATACAGTTTCTGGACAAAACTCCAATAACTCCGTACGAATCACAAATGAGTTTATGGAAGCGGTAGAAAAAGATCTCCCGTTCCACCTCATCAATCGCACAGAAAAGGAAAAAGCTCGCAAAGAAGGTCGTGAACCTAAAGCAGCAAAAACCTTACGTGCTCGTGACCTTTGGGAAAGAATTGCAAATGCAGCTTGGAACTCAGCTGACCCAGGAACTCAGTATCATAGTACAATCAACGAATGGCATACTTGTCCAGAAGATGGAGCGATCAACGCATCCAATCCATGTTCTGAATACATGTTCCTCGACAACACAGCATGTAACTTAGCTTCTGCGAACCTTGTCAAATTCCTAAAAGAAGATGGATCCTTTGATGTAGAAGGATACCGTTACTTGAACAAAATCTGGACCATCATCCTAGAAATTTCGGTTCTCATGGCACAGTTCCCATCGAAAGAAATTGCGGAATTGTCTTACAAATTTAGAACATTGGGGCTCGGGTATGCAAACCTTGGTTCCCTACTTATGATCATGGGAATCCCTTATGATTCGCAAGAAGCAATGGCTGTGACAGGTGCAATATCGTCCATCATGCATATGACAGCTTATGCAACATCAGCAGAGATGGCAAAGGAACTTGGACCATTTGCTGGTTATGAAAAAAACAAAGACCATATGTTACGTGTGATCCGTAACCATAGACGTGCTGCATACAATGCACCAAAAGAAGAATACGAAGGATTAACCATCACACCAGTGGGAATTAACCCTTCTTTCTTACCTTCTTATTTACTCGAAGCAGCAAAAGAAGATTCTGACAGAGCATTGGCACTCGGAGAACAATTCGGATACCGCAATGCACAAGTTACAGTGATTGCTCCAACAGGAACCATCGGTCTTGTCATGGATTGTGATACAACTGGAATCGAACCTGACTTTGCACTTGTGAAATACAAAAAATTGGCAGGTGGTGGTTACTTCAAAATCATCAACCAATCAGTGCCTGCAGCACTGAAAAAATTGGGTTATAGCCAAGCAGAACAAGATGCGATTGTGAACTACTGTAAAGGCCATGCTACATTCAATGGTGCACCGGGTGTTAACACCGCTCGTTTGAAAGAAAAAGGATTCACTGAAGATGTGTTAGAGAAATTGGAAAAACAACTTCCGTTTGTATTTGATATCCAATTTGCTTTCAACAAATTCACGCTAGGTGAAGATTTTCTTGCAAAAACATTGGGCATTGACCCTTCCCTTTACAATTCCATGGGTTTCAATTTACTTGAAACATTGGGATTTACTGCAGATGAAATCGCACAAGCAAATGATTATGTTTGCGGAACGATGACCATCGAAAACGCACCTTTTATCAAAGAGAAGGATCTTCCTGTTTTTGATTGTGCAAACAAATGTGGTAAATACGGAAAACGCTTTTTGTCTTATCAATCACACATCCGAATCATGGCAGCGGCTCAGCCATTCATTTCGGGTGCGATTTCCAAAACGATCAACCTTCCAGAAGAGGCAACCATCGAGGATGTAAAAAATGCATACCTCATGTCCTGGAAAGTGATGATCAAAGCAAACGCTCTCTACCGAGACGGATCAAAACTTTCACAACCACTTAACTCCGTATTTCAGTTGTTAAGTGCAGTGGGAGAAGAGGAAGAAGAACTAAACACTACTTCCGCTCCAAAAACGGTAACTGAAGTGGCAGAAAAATTGGTGTATAAATACATCTCGGAAAGAAGGAAACTTCCACACCGACGTGCAGGATACACGCAAAAAGCGATGGTGGGTGGTCACAAAGTATACCTCCGAACAGGAGAATACGAAGATGGCCAACTCGGTGAGATCTTTATCGATATGCATAAAGAAGGAGCGGCATTCCGTTCCCTTATGAATGCGTTTGCGATTGCGGTTTCCCTTGGATTACAACATGGCGTTCCTTTGGAAGAATTTGTGGAAGCATTTACCTTCTTTAAATTTGAACCAAACGGTATGGTGTCTGGTAACCCTCATATCAAAATGTCTACTTCAGTAATCGATTACATCTTTAGAGAACTTGCGATCACTTATCTTGGTCGATACGACTTGGCACAAGTATCACCGGAAGACTTAAGAACTGACGAAGTGGGAAGAAAGGCAGAACCGACTCGAGATACTGTGGGAAAGCAGGAAAGTAGCGGTCCTCGTACTCCGCTACAAGTAAATGCAATTTCTATGAAATCGGTTCTCGAAGACAAAGCTGAAGTTGTAGCTGTGGCAGGCCAAACTCCACAACAACCAACCCAAGCACAATCCGCTGCGGCAACACTGAAGATCATTGCGGAAGCGAGAACCAAAGGTTATACAGGAGATTCCTGTACCGAATGTGGTTCCTTCCAAATGGTACGAAACGGAGCTTGTCTCAAGTGTATCTCTTGTGGATCCACAACAGGTTGTTCATAAAAAACAAAACCAATCACCATCTAAGTTTGCAAAAAACTAGATGGTGAATCCAAATAAGACCTGAGAAGGTCACATAACGGATGAGGAAATATTAAAAAAGGGACCGAACATTCGGTCTTTTTTTTTGCTAGCAGGTGTTTCCATTTGAAAGCAAAATTTGATACGTGTGTAAATGAACGATTTCAAGTATTCAAACAGACTTTAGGTGAAGAAGTTTAAGGAGTGGGAGCCGGTTCAATCGAACCTTCTTCTGGTTTTGGAGCCCCGCCACCTAATTGGTTTAAGTTGGGAAGGTCTACTTTAGGAGACGATAAAGTTCCACGAACTGGGATACAGGTTTTCCCACCTTCTTGTGGTAATAAGGCCACCATGCCTACCAAATCTTGCCTTTCTTGGGCAAATTTCTCAGTTAAGGAAAAACAAACCTTTAAATCCAATTGAGAAAACGAAATGGTATCTGACAATCGAACAACACCTTGGAATTGGAATTTTGCTAGATTGGAATCAAGACTTCCTCTTTCGATGAGAAGTTTCCCCGAACGAATTTTAAAGAGTAAATTTGCTCTTTTGATATCAGTTCCTTTTAAAGTTCCTAAGAAAGGAATGTCCATCGATTCCTTGATTTTCCCACCAGAAAGAGTAATTTCCCCTTCTCCATTCCATTTGGTAATTTTATCGTCTAAGGGTGACAAACGAATCGGTAAATCTAAGGTTTGAATCCCTATCGAAAGATCACTTCCTTCATAACTAAAATAACCTATATTGATATCCCCTTCCAAACGGGATTGTAAAATTCCAAATACAGAAACACCAAGGCTTACTTCTTCTGCTTTTAATGATGTTCCAGTGGGAAAACTAACAACAAAACTATCAAAAGATTTCCTTCCAATCATGGGGAAATGGATTTCTTTTGCATCCATTAAGATCCCTGTTTCTTTGCCTGTTTTAATGAGGACAGACCTAACAATTTCATTGAGAGGGAAAATAAAAATCGTAAACAATAGAAAAGAAACAAATGAAATCGCAATGAGAGTTAGAATTTGTTTCTGATTTACTTTCGAGTGCTCTTCATCGGAATCTTCATCAAAAAGTTCACTATCTTCTTCCAAGACTGACTCTTGAACGGCAACATCATCATCATCTAAATCAAAGTCTTCTTCAAATTCGTTTTCTTTTGCCATTTTATTTCCCTTTCGACAAACGACTATAAGATGATACTTTCAAATTGACATCGTATATCTCTTTTTCTGCAAATGGTTTACGAAAACTAAGTAGGTCTACTTTTGCTTGGATTTGTTTGTTTTTTTCGATGTCGTAAACTAATTTGATGATATCTTGCAATAAAACAGAACGAAAGGATACATCGATTGTAATTTTGTTATAGTCCTTTTGGATGACATTACTAGTATCCTTCATGGTTTGGACTTTGTCTTTCAAATTATAACGAACCAAAATTTGATCCAATTTGGAATACATAACACTTACGTCTTCTTCACTGCCACCAGATTGTAATCCACGTAAATAATTGTATTCTCGGATCACTCGGTCGAGTTCACCAGCTTGTGATCTAGTTTCGAAAATCTCATCTGATAATCGATTTCTTAAATCAGATAATAAAGTCACAATCGTATAAACACCAAGTAGCGAAACAAAACTAATGAGTCCAATCACAAGGACTCGTTCTCTATCATTCAAACGATCAAACATTAGGGTTCATCCTTTGGTGTCACAACATCCATTTTGATTTTAAAACTAACTTTGAATTTATTCACACCCGTGATGAGACGTTTGTTTTGGATTTGGATATTCGTGAACTTTTCTGATTTTTCTAAAGCAGATTGGATGGTTCCAATTTCACCAAATTCGTTTACCCTTCCGTAAATTTGGATCTCCTTTTCTTCAAAGTTAAACTGATCCAAAATAAAAGGTAGAACCTCGGGCGAAGGAAATTGTTCGGTTGCTTCATTCAATACATCAAGAACACTTTCTTGGGACAAAAACAATCTGTAAATTTCAGTTTTTTTACGTTCTGCCTTTAGTTTCTTATTGGCGGTATCAAGAGGGTCTTCCTCTTCACCTAACTCTCCGCCAATTCCATTTTTATATTTTTCGATTAATATTTGTTTGTTGGCAGCGATTTTCCGTTTATCCAAAATGATCCCAATCAAAAATACACCGAAGAGTAAAATAAGAGATATACTCACCAAAATAATATGTGGTTTGAATGCAGCGAGTTTGAACCGATTGGTATGAATTTTTTTAGCAAAACCCGTTTCTAAAAAATTCACACGATTTCGGGATTCAAAGTGAACGCCAGTTGCAACAGACGTTACAAAACTTGGATCATTGATCCCTAAGAATTCATACCTACCTGTTTTGATTCCTAATTTTTCTTCCAAATAACCAGTAAGATTCGGATAGAGACTTGCCCCACCAGATAATAAAATGAGGGTTGGTCTCTCTTGTTCTGGAAGGGAAAAAATACTGTTCTCAACTTCATGAACTACTTGGTCAAGTTTTGCTAAAATGAATTTACGTAATGACTTAAATTGGATGGCAGTGATGTGAAACTGATTTAAAAATTTTGTTTCTTCAACCTTATCCATAGAATCAAATAAAAATCCAATTGGAAGTGATTCTTTGATAAGTCTTGCTTCTTCTAAGTCAATTTTGAGAATACTCGCAAACTCTGCGGTAATTTCTTCCCCACCGATATAAATTTGCCGAGTGTGCCTTAATTTTCCTTCATGGAGAACATTTAAAATACAATAACGTCCACCTAAATCTAATTGTAAGATTGATTTTTCGGCAACTAACAAAGGATAATTTTTAGTAATAAGAGCCGAAAGTACAAAGGAATCTAACGATAAACAACTTAATGTCAAATCACCTTTTGCAAAAGGTTTTAGAGCTCGAAATAATTCGGAATGATGAACATTGAAAGTGATTACATCAGAATTTTCTTTTCCTGTTCTCCAAGTTTTCCCAATAACTTCCAGTTCTTCCATAGGATAAGGAACTAAATTTTCCACTTCAAATGGTAAAACTTCTTGGATGGCTTTTTCTGAAACCAAAGGAACTGTGAGGTCCCTTACAAATAAATTATGAATCCCTAAATTGAGTAAAAAACGATTTTCCTCTGGAAAAAAACTTTGGATAAATCGGATGATATTGTATTCGAATGGATCCCCTTCATTTTCATCTAGTTCCACAACAGGTAAACTTTCCGTTCTGAGGATAACCACCTTTCCTAAAACTTTTTTGAATAAAACACCCTTCAGGAAGGTAGATCCGTAATCGATAGCAAGGTATTGGTCAAATGATAACATAATTAATCTTCAGTATAGTATAACATCTGGTTGTTGGTAAGATCAAATAATCCAGTTACCTTACGAACCACTTTATCCTTTATAATCCCGACCCCTGTAATTTTGTAAACTTCACCTTTTGTTTTAATCCGGCCACCCGATACATCGGTTCCTTCCCCTGCTAGTTCCTTATACAAAGTAAGATCACCAGTGGTTTTAACTTGGAACTCAGGTTCTGTCTCCAGATCTTTCAATTCTTTAATATAGCCTCCTTTCTGCAACTTGAGTTTCAAAATTTTCATGGCGGCTTGTTTGGTCATAAAATCGGAAAGGGAAATGAGCACAAAATAGGGTGCCGTATTGATATTGATCCTGTCATCATACGAATCTCCCGCAGGCAAATAGGCAGTGATATTATTCGAGAGCACATAGTCTTTATCGGAACGAAGTGCCCTTTCCTCTTCTGTCATAAAGTCTTTGGAATTATTTTTGTCGTAATCCTTAGGTTTTAAACTTTCATACACCACGGAGCGGTCATAGCCCTTCACATTTAAAAGTTCAGAAAGGGAATAAAAAGGAGCATTTTTGATCTTTCTTGGAGGGCTCAAACGACTGTAATAATACTGTTCCGCTCCACCCCCTGTTTCTTGGTGGTTTTCATCAATCCAATCCAAAATAGGAAAAATCATCTCGCGTTTGAGGCCAAACTGGTAGAACAACCGAGTGACCATTTCAATTGTCCTTTGGTTGGGTTGGTCATCATAAATTTTAACAAGGGAGTTGATGTTGATTTTGCCATCTTCGGGGCTCATTGTGTAATAGATCACACCTCCCCCGAGTGGAATGGGAGGAGGATCCATGGCAAGTCCTGACTGGTACAAAACCTCTTCTGGGATTTTTTTTAATGCCCCAACAGCTCCCATAAACCCAGCCTTTGCCAACATATGTGCACGAAACCCGTCTGCCTGTGCCCTAGCCACTCGGTATTCTGTGGCAGCATCTTCAAAAAATTTGGAAGCCGTAAACAAAGACGCGGTTCCGATGGCCATCACAAGGAGATAGACCATAAATCCTTTTTTAGCGTTTTTATTTGTAGAGAATAACCGGATGCGCAAGTGATTCATATTTAACAAAGGCACTCCCCACTAATGATATAATTTCAAATCGAATGAGCCTTGGAATTTTTTTAGTTGTACGAGAATTCCAATCATCTACCCATTTGTCACCACGTTCCGAAAATTTCATTTGGAAACTTTTGACATTTTCAAGTAACACATGTTCAACTCCACCTTGTGTGGGAAAGGTATCTACCATTTCGTCTTCTCTCCGAATGAGATAGGACAAACCTTCCATTTTTGGATTGGGCATCTTTCGTAAATAAAAGGATACTTCCCTGACAGATGCTTGGCCCTCTTCTTCCGAATTAGGATTGGAAGTCGCAAAAACTATCCGATCGTTCCTTGCTCCAGTCACTCCTTCTTGTTTTCCCACAAATAAAATTCGTTTTTGGTTATCGATAAAATAGGTACGAGCTAAAGTTCCTCGGATATTTTCCATAGCATACAAAATATCCTTTCGATTGGCTCCTTTATTTGAAGCTCCTTTTTTGGAGATTTTATTGGCAGTATAAAAAACGGAAAAGATCCCAGTAAAAATAACAGCCATGATCATCACAACAATGGAAATTTCAACGAGTGTGAACCCTTTACGTTTTTGTTTGCATTGATTCAAAGAAAGCTTTTTCCATAAAACATTCATTAGTATTTTGCACTCCTGAACGTTTCAACGCTATAGGTTTCTTTTTTGTTTCCATCCATATAAAATATGGAAACCTTCACTCGGAAAACTTTTAAAACTCCCCCAGTTTCAAAACTTTTTTTCTGTCCTCTTTTTTTCATTAGGTCACTAAGACCTACGTCTTTATCACCTAACATATCTTTTGGTGCTTTTTTCCGAAGTTCCTCTGCATTGGGACCACCAGCAAGTTTGAGTAAGTCCATTTCTTCTTCTTTGATTTCTGTTTCAAAGGTATAACCAGGGAATGCATCGATGGAACCTCGGGAAGTGTCCGTTTGCATGGTGGTGGAGGAATCCACTTGCGCCATTTTAATTTTTGCCAAATGAACTGCGTTGGCAAGTAAGACAGCTTTTTTTTGGTACGAAATTCCTTCCGCTATCATAGAATAGGTATAGGTCATCACCATGGCTGCCATCGCCATGGCGATTGTGACTTCAAATAGGGTAAATGCATTACGGGATTGTTTAACGAGGTTGTGTTTTTGCATTGGAATCTACTTGTTCGTCACGTTCATCCAAACCATAAGATACTTTTTGGATGGAATTTGTATCAGATTCTGGGAAAAATTCCATTTTATGGATTTTGATTTTTCCACCATATCGATAAATTTGAATCGTACGTTTGATTTCTGTATCAGAACCAATATATAAGAATAAATCTGTTGTGGTTCCTTGTGGAGTGAAGACTATTCGAATTTTGCCTTCGTTTCTAGGTTTACCACCTAAGTCGCGTACGCTGACAATTTTGGAATAAAAAGGGAGAGTTGTTTTTTTTAAAATGGGTTCTTCTTCTAAGCCACTTTCTTCTCGTTTGAGTAAAAAGAACTGGTATTCCCTTTTTTCAAAATCATATTCAAAGAGCACAGCTTGGTTTGTGAGTTGCGCTTTGTTATAACCAAATTTAAAAGATTCTTGTAATTTGACTGAAATGTCCTCAGTAGACGGGATGATGAGGTTTCGTAAGGAACCACCCACAATCACCATGAGAAGCCCTAATATAGAAATGACAACGACGATCTCAATGAGTGTGAGACCGTCGCGGATTTGTCTTTTCCATTTCGGAAAATGTTTTTTATCGGAATGCGGCTGGATAATCATCAGGAGATAGGATATTAAAATCTTTATTTTTTCCATCTCCACCTTCTTTTTTATCTTCACCTAATGTATAAATTTGTGGAACTGCTCCTTCAAATTTTAATACATACGGAGTTTTCCAAGGGTCTTTTAAGACTGCCTTTTCCCGAATGATTGGTTCATAATCATCACCAATTTTGTCATCATCTGGTTTTTCGATTAACGCTTGTAAACCTTGTTCTTCCGAAGGGTATTTATCATAAACTTCCAAATAACGTTCTAATGCAGTTTTTAAAACAGCACTGTCATTTTTCAGTTTTAGTTTTTTTTCCCCTTCACCTCGGTTACCGATACTTGAGTAAAGAATCGCCATCAGGGAACCTAAAATCAGCATCACCACTGTGATTTCGATTAGAGTGAGTCCCTCACGGATCTTTCTGTTTTTTCCTTTCATTTTCATAAACTCTACATCCCCTGGATTTCTTGAGTTAGTTTATACATTGGCGTCATAATCGCCGCCATAATGGTAAAAATAATTCCACCCATTACAATGATCATCATGGGTTCTAAGGATTGGGTCAAAGATTTTATTGCTGTATCAACCTCAGATTCGTAGATTTCTGAGAGTTTGTTCATCATTTCCGGAACCTTATCAGAAGCCTCCCCAGCACTGAGCATCCCGAGAACCATTTGCGGAAGCACTTGTGAACCTTGTAAGGAATCAGATAATTTTCCACCTTCTTTGATTTTGATGATCGCTGCATCAATCTCTTCTTTAAAAACCGTATGCCCAACCACATCCGATACAATATTCAGTGAAACAATTAAGGGAACTCGATTTAGGAGTAAAATAGACAGATTTCGAGCAAAATTGGATACTAAGATTTTCCGGAGTAAGGTTCCAATTACAGGTAGTCCCAGTAAAAACTTATCCCAAACTTTTTTTCCCTCTGGAGAACTTTTCCACTTCAAAAATCCAAGAAAACTAAACGAAATCAGACCCAAAATAAAATACCAATAATTGGTTAAGACATAGGATAAAAAGATCACAGCTCGTGTGAGAAGTGGAAGTTTTGCATCAAAGGATGCAAATAATTGTTCGATTTGGGGAATCACAACAACAAGTAAAAAGATCGATACACCAAGTGATAGTAGACCCATAATCATCGGATAAATCATTGCCACTTGCACTTTCGATTTTAATTCAGAAGATTTTTCTTCCAATTCCGCTAACCGGTGCAAGGTGTTTTCGTAATTTCCAGTGGACTCACCAACAGAAATCAAACTGGGATATTGGTCGGGAAACACAGTTTTGTGTTTTTTCATCGACTCTGAAAGGCTTGACCCTTCCGTGATATCCGCCCGCATCTCAATCAAAACTTTTTTGAAATAGATATTTTCAACTTGGTCAATGATGGATAACAAACACTTATCGAGTGGAATTCCTGCTCCAATCAGAGTTCCCAATTGTTTACAAAAAAGTCCCACCTCTTTTCTTGGAATTCGATAAAGTAGTTTGGATAAAAAAGGAAATAATTCTCGTTCTTCCTTTTCGCGGTCTTCTTGGATGGAACGAACATACAGGCCTTTTGCTTTTAGTTTATTACGTGCTGCTTGTAAATTGACAGCATCAATGATGTTCTTTTCTTCTTTTCCCTTTTTATTAAAGGCAACGTATGTATAAAGTGGCATAAAACTTACGATACCCGAAGGACTTCTTCCGGAGTGGTAACTCCTTCTATGACCTTATACTTTCCATACTCTTGTAAGGTGGAAAGACCATTTTTCACAGCAAGTTCTTTGATCCGATTGGCATCTGCACCCTGTAAAATCGCACGTTTGATTTCATCATTCATGGTGAGAAGTTCATACAAACCAGTTCGTCCTTTGTATCCAGAATTGAGACAAGAACTACAACCCTTTCCACGATACAAAACACCATTTTTCAGTTCTTTTCTTTGGATCCCAAGGCCCGCCAAATCCTTGTCAGTTGGTTTGTATGAAGTTTTACAATCTTTGCAGATGACACGTACAAGTCGTTGCGCCATAAATCCAAGTACAGAACTTGTGATGAGATAAGGTTCAATCCCCATATCCACAAGCCTTGTGACAGCAGAAGAAGCATCATTCGTGTGTAAGGTGGAAAACACCAAGTGACCTGTAAGCGATGCTTGGATGGCGATCCTAGCTGTTTCTTCATCACGGATCTCCCCTACCATCACAACATCAGGGTCTTGACGTAATATCGAACGAAGTCCTGCAGCAAATGTGAGACCAATTTTATCATTCATTTGCATTTGGGAAATTCCATCCATTTGGTATTCCACTGGGTCTTCACAAGTAATGATGTTTCGTTCTTCCGTATTGATTTCCGAAAGTGCGGAATAAAGGGTAGTTGATTTTCCCGATCCAGTTGGACCAGTTACTAAAATAATTCCATACGGTTTATATATGAGTTCTTTAAATTCTTTTAGGATTTGAGGATTAAATCCCATGGTTTCTATCGAATATTTTTGGTCTGTTTTATTCAATATCCTCATTACAATTCGTTCTCCGAATTGGCAAGGAATGATCGATACCCGCACATCCACATCTTTGCCGGCTAATCTAAGTTTGATCCTACCATCTTGAGGAAGCCTGTTTTCCGCAATGTTTAGGTTCGACATAATTTTGATACGAGTGGAAATCCCCGCCAAATATGACTTTG contains the following coding sequences:
- the gspN gene encoding type II secretion system protein GspN, translating into MAKENEFEEDFDLDDDDVAVQESVLEEDSELFDEDSDEEHSKVNQKQILTLIAISFVSFLLFTIFIFPLNEIVRSVLIKTGKETGILMDAKEIHFPMIGRKSFDSFVVSFPTGTSLKAEEVSLGVSVFGILQSRLEGDINIGYFSYEGSDLSIGIQTLDLPIRLSPLDDKITKWNGEGEITLSGGKIKESMDIPFLGTLKGTDIKRANLLFKIRSGKLLIERGSLDSNLAKFQFQGVVRLSDTISFSQLDLKVCFSLTEKFAQERQDLVGMVALLPQEGGKTCIPVRGTLSSPKVDLPNLNQLGGGAPKPEEGSIEPAPTP
- a CDS encoding vitamin B12-dependent ribonucleotide reductase — encoded protein: MKIERHFTKGNKGLYPNLTWVRKDSKITNTDGSVVFEANGVEVPDFWSQVATDILAQKYFRRKGVPKYLKKVAEKGIPEWLQRSVPDDEKLIALNPEDRYVGESDSKQVFHRLAGCWTYWGYKYGYFSDEDSARVFYEEVIFMLASQMSAPNSPQWFNTGLHWAYGIDGKSQGHYYVDPKSGKLVRSASSYEHPQPHACFIQSVDDDLVNEGGIMDLWVREARLFKYGSGTGTNFSNLRAANESLSGGGKSSGLMSFLKIGDRAAGAIKSGGTTRRAAKMVCLDMDHPDIEEFIDWKVQEEKKVASLVTGSILNNRLLNEIMTACASAKQTLGEEKAYDPTANVELKKAIQKARKAFVPDNYIKRVIDLSRQGYKDLLFEELTTDWQSEAYNTVSGQNSNNSVRITNEFMEAVEKDLPFHLINRTEKEKARKEGREPKAAKTLRARDLWERIANAAWNSADPGTQYHSTINEWHTCPEDGAINASNPCSEYMFLDNTACNLASANLVKFLKEDGSFDVEGYRYLNKIWTIILEISVLMAQFPSKEIAELSYKFRTLGLGYANLGSLLMIMGIPYDSQEAMAVTGAISSIMHMTAYATSAEMAKELGPFAGYEKNKDHMLRVIRNHRRAAYNAPKEEYEGLTITPVGINPSFLPSYLLEAAKEDSDRALALGEQFGYRNAQVTVIAPTGTIGLVMDCDTTGIEPDFALVKYKKLAGGGYFKIINQSVPAALKKLGYSQAEQDAIVNYCKGHATFNGAPGVNTARLKEKGFTEDVLEKLEKQLPFVFDIQFAFNKFTLGEDFLAKTLGIDPSLYNSMGFNLLETLGFTADEIAQANDYVCGTMTIENAPFIKEKDLPVFDCANKCGKYGKRFLSYQSHIRIMAAAQPFISGAISKTINLPEEATIEDVKNAYLMSWKVMIKANALYRDGSKLSQPLNSVFQLLSAVGEEEEELNTTSAPKTVTEVAEKLVYKYISERRKLPHRRAGYTQKAMVGGHKVYLRTGEYEDGQLGEIFIDMHKEGAAFRSLMNAFAIAVSLGLQHGVPLEEFVEAFTFFKFEPNGMVSGNPHIKMSTSVIDYIFRELAITYLGRYDLAQVSPEDLRTDEVGRKAEPTRDTVGKQESSGPRTPLQVNAISMKSVLEDKAEVVAVAGQTPQQPTQAQSAAATLKIIAEARTKGYTGDSCTECGSFQMVRNGACLKCISCGSTTGCS
- a CDS encoding L,D-transpeptidase family protein, with translation MVSNRIPQFSGVSLKISTDFLKFHRSFPQIRSFCALFSVLIFVFLANEVGSEPQTSFHSGLYQSEQILLILGEPGETQGELHLYGVEEGEWKLLTPVVTVWFGRSGLIPADEKREGDGFTPYGSYPIRRVLGKEKNSIPNLEYTQIQKNDYWSDVPSSKHYNQLIRKKEKGATPLWNSSIYQLFIVIEHNTNPSIPGHGSMIFIHPWEETKPTSGCVGIKLVDLQTILQQLDGNKNPYLLIIASDENN